The window TCTGATAATCGCACGGATTAGCTAAAGGTTAGGGCTTTTtgatgattgatggaaaaatgaGATCTGTGGAATCCATAGTGGCGGAGCTACCACCGTCTTCTTCCGCAGGAGCGGTGGTTGGAGCAGGAGGCGGCGGTAGTTGGTTGTACGGTTGGCTAGTAGAGTGTCACGGCTTATGGCATAATGTATTGATGATAGTGCCTTCAGCACTGTTTGTTGTATACTTGGCTTCCCAAGCCAAGAGAAGCTTCTGGAAGGTTTCCAATGGCAGATCGCATGTAGTCACCGCTCTCTATGCCATTCTCTGGCTCGTTAGCTTCTTCAATTTGGCCTGGTCCTCTCTTCAGGTACCTTTTTCTTTTGTGCGGTTTGTCTGCTCAATTTAATCTGTTAAGTATGTAACTTATTAAATTTTGGTTTTGAGAAGTGTACTTCCTGGAATAATGTTTGTACATGTTGAAGTTATTGCTTTTAATAGCTTGAGTCTAGTAACAATCACAAAATGGAACCCTGTGTTTCTAGCTACAATAGTGTCTAGTGAGTTGTTTCTGGCTATGATTGGAATATGATTGTCCACAAACACATGATTAGTTCTTTCGGAAATGTGCCAATGATCATTTTTGCTATGCTAATTGTCATAGAATAGTATTACAGCTTTTTGATGCACTTATTTTGTGGCCTGTTTTATCGGAATGTCTGTTCCTGCTTCCTTTAACGTGGAAAGATACAACTCTAATAGTGGTGTTTCCTGTGGAATAATAAGATAAACACGAAGAAACAACAAGACGAAAACTAGTAAATTCTGCATATGGGGTCATGTAGAATTATTTTATTACAAAAGACTTCATATTGATGGCTGTTATCGTCCAATCTCTGTTTCCAGCATGTTCCACAGATGGTTTTGCAAGCATTTCTATACATTATTATCCCAAAGAAAACCTGAGAAATGAGAAATGAGAACTGATTGGATGCTGGTGCCATGTATGATGTCCTTTTATATTTAGTATGACAACTTTTTGAGTTACTATTGGTCCTTAATGTATTATATGCTTCTCTTTATGGGCTTGACCGTGTAAGAGAGCTTATTTTTTCCATTCTCAAATTTCTATCTAAGGCAAGAAATGGCTAAAAGCATGAGTTCTTTTGGTTCTTGTGAAGAGGAAATCTCCATTTTAATACAATATCTATCATTTTCGATTTTGTATTGATGCTTTTGGGTGTCTGATGCGTAGTGGTAGTTACGCATTCGCTTAAAGATCTTTCTGTAGTTAAGCTAAATTAATTTATCTGTCTATCATTCTCTTCTTTAACCTACTTTTCCCACAGGCGTGGGAGTGTGCTCCAGCGAAACAATTTCTGTGGAGTGTCCTCTCCTTGTTCACAACATCCGGCATGCTATTTCTTGAAGTAAGCTTGATAGCCTTTCTACTTCGAGGGAACCATGCTAGTGGACGTGAGGCTTTAACACAGACCTTTCTTATCTCAGCAGTTGCAGTTGGTCTAGACATGTTTCTCAAGGTATGATCTTGTTCCGTTTAATCATTGAACTTTTGCTTGCCTATTGTTGCAGTTACCATGTCCATGCAATGGCTTAATATTAAGTTCATTGGCTTTTATGGTATTTCTATTAGGATAATGTAAGGAGTAGAAAAAGAGAATTTGATGGTTCAATTTTTATCACGTAATAAGGAAAAAGTATGTGTCCAGTGTGGGAAAATAGAAAAGTTGCAGGGAAAGGGAAGAGGGGATGCGGAAATTGATATGTCCAGTGTGAGGATATAGGCAAATTGCAGGGAGAGGGAAGAGGGGCCACGAAAAAAACGATGAACGAGAGTATGTTCGTCTAAGAAAAACAGGCACCATGGTAAACTGACAGTAGCAGCTGACAAATATGTAATCTATTTAAGCATACTCTTCTCAGTTGAACGCCTTATTTTAACTTTGTTTTTCATTTGTTAATTTGTTAAACTTTGAAATTCAGAagttaatttcttttttatttccttcacttcttttttgtttttcttcagtAAAATTGAAGTTGAAAGCTATACTTTCTCTCTTGTAAAGTATTTACTTAAATATTTAAAAAGCTTGATGAAAATAACATCCTATGGCTCAATATTGAATGTCTAACTGTTTTTATTAGACTGTATTAGAAAATCTCCACTTCAGTGAAGGAAAATCGTGGAACTTCTTATATAATACAACTTATTTTCTGCTCTAATCCTTAAAGTAAGTGACTAACTTGTGGATCTCCCATTCCCCTTGTTAAGATGGATGGTCAACTTGCAGCATAGGGTTGTGCTGGAGTTGATTATGTATGTACAGTCTAAGATATAGGGAGTTCAAGATGCAATATACATTCGAAGATAGTCAAAAGAggataaagaaaaaattcagtcAATCATGAAATACGAGATTTAGCTTAAGGTATTATTGTATATATAGAGGCAATAAGCGACTAGGAGAAAATTATAAGAAGCATATCATTATATTTATCTTCATGATTTTTTTAACAGGTAAAGTGGTGTATTATAGCACAAAATTAGAATCCTGGCACAAAGCTAGTGCCTGGTTAATTACAAAGTTCGAAACCCTTCTATATAGGGACAAAACAGAAAGAAGGTTTACACCAGAATAAGCTCCTATCCTGTAGAGAATCTATGAAACCTAATATGCTATGTTCATCTTTAAC of the Nicotiana tabacum cultivar K326 chromosome 7, ASM71507v2, whole genome shotgun sequence genome contains:
- the LOC107760980 gene encoding protein CANDIDATE G-PROTEIN COUPLED RECEPTOR 2-like; its protein translation is MIDGKMRSVESIVAELPPSSSAGAVVGAGGGGSWLYGWLVECHGLWHNVLMIVPSALFVVYLASQAKRSFWKVSNGRSHVVTALYAILWLVSFFNLAWSSLQAWECAPAKQFLWSVLSLFTTSGMLFLEVSLIAFLLRGNHASGREALTQTFLISAVAVGLDMFLKGIYLFGFGIQLFDVSTNGSQWALWVVHKLLLTGVYGLIFFMYRSRWREKLPARPAFQNYISIMFCLNATALLACALAAHGAGFGSWLYNITVISYHAIYLPLLYVTFLADFFQEDDLHLENVYYSEMKDAGFFDADWE